From a single Dysidea avara chromosome 14, odDysAvar1.4, whole genome shotgun sequence genomic region:
- the LOC136244134 gene encoding E3 SUMO-protein ligase ZBED1-like gives MLKRLLQQRQPLCATLIEIKKTDFMPSNAEISTMETFLEVLQPIVEITETLGGEKLVTISAVRPLLYKLLSIHLVENSSDSSLAKTMEKIVMGDLKDRYDDVMSLINKACFLDPRFKALAFMTDSDKSFTITSVEEEAQELNDDDSNSLDTSTSTVNLTDDDDAPPPSKKAKKGLMSLLDDVVNSKSQDEGAPLSDSERIKAEVEREMSNYIAIEIDPSTVGNPLVWWKDNQKHYPRLARKFLCIPATSVPSERAFSVAGHVVNEKRACLLPENVNMLVFLGANLEVNKKKR, from the coding sequence ATGCTGAAACGTTTGCTTCAACAGCGTCAGCCACTGTGTGCTACCTtaattgaaattaaaaaaacagATTTTATGCCTAGTAATGCTGAGATTTCAACAATGGAAACATTTTTGGAAGTTTTACAACCCATTGTGGAAATCACTGAGACACTGGGTGGTGAAAAACTAGTAACCATTTCAGCCGTAAGACCACTATTATACAAGCTTTTGTCAATACATTTGGTTGAAAATTCTTCAGATTCCTCACTGGCTAAAACAATGGAAAAGATTGTGATGGGTGATCTCAAAGATCGTTACGATGATGTCATGAGCTTGATTAACAAGGCATGCTTCCTTGACCCTAGATTTAAAGCCCTTGCTTTCATGACTGACAGTGACAAGAGCTTTACAATTACTTCTGTGGAAGAAGAAGCACAAGAGTTGAATGATGATGATAGCAACAGCCTTGATACTAGTACAAGCACTGTTAATCTGACTGATGATGACGATGCTCCTCCACCATCTAAAAAGGCCAAGAAAGGCTTGATGTCTTTGTTGGATGATGTTGTTAATTCCAAATCTCAAGATGAAGGTGCTCCACTATCAGACAGTGAAAGAATCAAAGCTGAAGTAGAAAGggaaatgagcaattacatTGCCATTGAAATTGATCCTAGTACAGTGGGTAATCCTCTAGTATGGTGGAAAGACAATCAGAAACACTATCCACGGTTAGCTAGGAAATTTTTATGTATTCCAGCAACCTCAGTGCCATCAGAGCGTGCGTTTAGTGTGGCTGGACATGTAGTAAATGAAAAAAGAGCCTGTCTACTACCGGAGAATGTTAACATGTTGGTCTTCCTTGGTGCAAACCTAGAAGTTAACAAGAAGAAAAGATAA